Below is a genomic region from Deinococcus sp. YIM 77859.
GCCCATTCCTGAGCACCACACCCTCGCTCCCGTCGAAATTGCGCGTGGCATACGTCGCCTTGCAGAACACGCTGACGCTGCAAACCTCTTCCCACACAATGACCGTGCGCTTCGCGGTCACGCCCAGAAAGGCCGCCTGCGGAACCGAGCGGCAACGGTAGGTCACGTCGCTGAGCTGGAACTCGCTCGCCTGCACCGTGCGCGGGGCCATGGCCTGTGCGTCTTTGCCATCCTTGAGGCGCAGGTGCCCCTGAACCGTGGCCGCACCGTTTTTCCAGAACAGGGGCAAGAAGCCCGGCTCATGGTTGGGATGGGTGCGGCCCAGCGTGGCCTCGAAGCGCGAAAAATCGGTGAGCCCTGCACGGCTTTTCCCCCAGACGAGCAATTGTGTCCGTGGGGGTCCGTCCTCGTTGGGCCCCGGCCACTGCAACTCCGTGAGGGCGATGACCGCCTCGGGCGCGTCGCACCACGCAAAAACAGGCTGCACCTTCCCACCCACGTTCACGTAAGACCGCACTTCAGACTGTCCCGGTGCAGCGAGGGCCAGCGTGGGGAGATTCAGGGCCAGCAGAAAGGAAAAGCGCCTCATACCCTCAGCTTTCACCAGGGCCATGAACGTTTTCCCCGCTGCTGCCGTGTCCTTCACCGCCCGTCCCATTCTCCCTCCCTCGCCTCCTGGCCGGTGATGGGCTCGGCGGCCTCGTCCTCCTCCTGGATGTCGTTTTCCAGCACGCCCAGGCCCTCGACCGAGAGATGCATCACGTCGCCGGGGTGCACGTGGGAGATGCCCTTGGGGGTGCCGGTCAGGATCACGTCGTCCTTTTGCAGGGTCATGAAGCGGCTGATGTGTTCGATCAGTTCGGGGATGGAAAAGATCATGTCGCGCGTGGAGCCCTGCTGCCGCAGCTCGCCGTTCACGTGCGCGGTGAGCGTGAGGTCGTGCGGGTCCGCGATCTCGTCGGCGGTCACGTAGTAGGGCCCCAGCGGCCCGAAAGTGTCCCAGCCCTTGCCGCGCAGGGGCGGGCGGAAGGTGTTCGTCACGTAGTCGCGCACCACCAGGTCATTCCCGATGGTATAGCCGCCCACGTAGTCGAGCGCGTCTCGTGCCTTTACCCGGCGAGCGTCGCGGCCGATGATCACGCCGAGTTCAACCTCGTAGTGCATGAACTGGGCGCCGCGCGGATAGATCACGGTACCCCGGTGCGGGAGCAACGTGGTGTTGGGCTTCCAGAAGAGGGCGGGTTCTTTGGGCTGCGTCAGGCCGAGTTCACCCGCGTGATCGTGATAGTTCAGGGCGAGGGCGATCACTTTGGGAGGGTCGACGGGCAAGCGAAACTGGACGGCCTCAGGGTCGTGGGCGACACCGGCGGCGTCGATGAGCTGGCCGTCTTGCAGGTGGCCACTCAACGAGCGCCCCCCAGCGATAAAGCGGGCGAGTTTCAAGGGTGGACTCCGTTCATGTGACCTCCGGAAAGGGAGGAAGAGCTCTTGGGTTGTCGGCGCCTCAGCATAGGCCACCCGGTTCAGGAGGAAAATGGTGTGCGGGTGCATCCAGCCTCGCGCGCCTGTACTTTTGAACAAAGCCCCGCTCCGGAATGGGGGGGCCAGCATCTGGCAGGATGATGGGATGTCCGGCGACTTTCCTGCCACGTCACCCGAGGCGGTCGGCCTCGACGGGGACCAGCTCCTCGCCGCCGATGAGCGCATTCGGCGCGAGCTGCCGCACGTCACCAGCCTGCTTGTGGCCCGCCGCGGCCGCCTGGCCTTTGAGCGGTACTACGGTCCCGGTGCGGCGCGGCGGCAGGACACCCAGTCGGTGACCAAGAGTGTCCTGGCGCTGCTGACCGGGATCGCTCTGGAACGGGGCCTCCTGGCGGGGCTCGATCAGCCGGTGTTGCCGCCGGGGACGGCGGTGCGTGACCTGCGCTGGCACGAGGTGACCCTGCGGCAACTGCTCACCATGACGGCGGGCCTGCCCTCCGAACTGACCGACCCGGCCTACGACGAGGCATGGATGGCGAGCGCCGACCCCGTTCGCTTCGCGCTCGAGCAGGTTCTGGTGGACGGACCGGGCCGCGCCTTTCGCTATTCCAACGCGGGGGCGCACGTTCTCGGCGCGGTCCTGGCGCGGGCTGCCGGGCAGGACCTGGCAGCGTTTGCGCAGGCGGTTCTGTTCGGGCCGCTCGGCCTCGCGCCGCCCGCCTGGGCACGTGACCCCCAGGGGCGGCCTTTTGGGAATGGTGGTCTGCACCTGACCCCCCGCGAACTGCTCTGTCTGGGCCAACTGGTGCTGGGCCGGGGGGAGTGGCGGGGGCAGCGGCTGCTTCCGGAGGGCTGGGTGGAGGAGGCAACACGCGCGCACGTGGAGGGCTATGCGTGGATGGAGGGCCTCCCCGGCTACGGCTTCCTGTGGTGGACGGCCCGTGAGGGAGACACCGAGGGCTGGTACGCGACCGGCTACGGCGGGCAGTACGTGGCCGTCTTTCCCGAACTGGACCTCGTGGCGGTGATGACGGGGAGGGTGGAGCCCCACCCGAGCCACCGGCACATCATCGCGGGCGACGTGCGGGAAGCGGCGCGCTGAGACGGGCCGTCAGCTCACGGCAAAACCACTTGCGGCGCTCTGTTGGCCAAGAAGCGCCAACCCCGCTTCTGCCACCTCCTCGGGCGCGATGTCCAGGCACTCCAGGTGGAAGGGGCACTGAAAGGCGTAGCAGGGGTGGCACGGCGTGGGGCGGCGCAGCAGGAGGGCGGGCGTGCGGCGGGGCCGCCACTGTGACTCGTAGTCCGTGCCGGAGTAGGTGACCAGCACGGGCGTCCGGACGGCATCCGCGAGGTGCAGGGCGGAGGTGTTGTTCGTGAGCACCAGCCGCGCCTCAGCGATCAGGGCGGCAAAGGTGGGGAGGTCCGTCTTGCCCAGCAGGTCCACGCCCAGCTCACCCAGCTCGGCCAGCAGAGCCTGACGGCGTTCGCGGTCCTTGGCCACGCCGGTAACGACCACCCGCAGCCCCGCTCTTTCGGCGATCAGCCGGGCGGCGCGCGCCGCGCGCTCGGGCGGGTAGGTGCGGGCCGAGCAGCTGGCAAAGGGGTTGAGCAGCAGGGAGGGTCCGGGAAGGAGGGCCGCGGCCTGACGGCGAGCCTCCTGCGGGATGTGGACCTCGAGTGACCGGTCCCGTACGGGGAGGCCGACCGCCTCCAGCAGACGCAGGTTCCGTTCGACCTGATGCTCCGCTTCCGGGGTGGGAGAGGCCGGCTCGTGGGTGAGGAGGCCGGGTGCGCGCTCCTTTGCTTCGCCCAGGCGCAGCGGGATCCCCGCGAGGAGGCAGGCGAGGGCCGCCGGGTGCGGCGTCTGACTGAAGGAGGTCAGCAGCACCGCCGCGTCAAAGCGCCGCTCGCGCAGCAGCCCGATCAGCTCCAGCTCGCGTGCCGGGTCGCACCTGCCGCCGCCCAGTTGCTGCCACATCGCCCGCCACACGATCACGTCGTCCACCCAGGGGAGCAGCGGCACCGCGTTCGCGCCCGCCGGGCTGACCATCAGTGTGAGGCGAACGCCGGGCAGGGCTTCCTTGAGTGCCCGCAGGACGGGGGCGGTCATCACCACGTCGCCGATGTTGTCTAGGCGCATCACCAGCAGGTTCTTCAGGTTGGCCCAGGCCCCGTTCATACCTCCAGCACCTTTGGCGCGTCCACCTCACGGTTGGGGAGGGTGGTCGGAAGTTCGAGGTGGTAGACGCCGGAGGGCATCACGCCGCAGCCGCCGAAGCGGGCCATCACCCGCCCCTGTGCGAGGACGTCTTCCCCCGCGTGTTCCTCGGGCAGCTCGCGCCAGAAGCCGAAGCCACCCACGGCCTCCAGGCACGCGCGGTCGTAGAGGACGCAGCCACCGACCCACGCCACCTTGTAGAGGCGGGTCTGCTCGGGCGTGGGGGCAAACCGCTCCTGCACGTGCAGCAGGTTCGCCGCGTTGTGCAGTTGATAGCGTTCCCAGGCGGGAGTACCGGGCCGCACCGTTTCCGGCGTGACGGGGCCCTCCCAGAACTCCACCGCCTGCTGATGGGGGCGCACGTCCGCGCGGTAGCTCAGCCCGATCACCGCGCTGCCGACAAAACCGCACCGCTCGCGCCGAATGGCCCCGAGCAGCTGCTTCACCACCCAGGTTTCTAGAATGAGGTCGTCGTCGAGGAACAGCACGTAGGGCGCGCGTCCCTGTTCCAGCAGGAACTGGCGCTGTTCGGCCATCCCGCGCCGGGGGAGATGCCGGTGAACCTCCACCGGGCAGCCGTGCAGGTCCAGCACCCGCAGGGCGGTCTGCACCTCGGGCCGTTCCGTCGCGGCCCGCTCGCCCTGATCGGAAATCACCACCCGGAAGGGCTGCGCGGTCTGCGCGGTCAGGCTGGTCAGCGTGGCGGCAAGCGCCCCCGGACGGTCACAGGTTGGAATCAGAATGTCCAGGGTGGTCATGGGACGCGCTCCAGCGGGGTAGGCGTCAGCAGGTCCAGCGCCGCCGCGACGACCTCCTCCGGCGTCACGCCGCGCAGACAGAGGTGGTGGCCGGTGCGGCAGACCGAGCTGTAGCACCACCGGCAGGGCACGTCGTGCGAGAGGACACGCGACGGCACCTGCCAGGGCGTGTGCTGCGGGTTGGTGAGGGCGTAGAGGTCCACGACGGGTGTGCCCAGCGCGGCGGCCATATGCGCCGGGCCGGTGTTGTTCGTGATCAGGAGGGGTGCGCGCGCGATCAGGGCGGCCAGTTCCTCCAGCCCCAGGTCCCCGGCGAGCGAGTGCCCCACCCCACCCGCCATCCGCCGGATGTCCGCGATCAGCTCGGCTTCGCCGCCGCTTCCGGTCAAGAGGAGGGTGAGGCCGCGCCCCGCCAGGCGCCGCGCGACCTCCGCAAAGGACTCCGGCGGGTAGCGCCGTGAGGGGGCGGTGGCTCCCGGATGAATCACGGCCCAGGGCCGGGCGAGATTCACGCCCAGCGCGGCCAGCCGCTCGTCCACCCGCAGTGCCGCCCCGGGCGAGAACCTCAGGGAGAGACGCGTGTCGGGCGTGACGGCCCCTATGCTCGCCACCAGATCAAGCTGGCGCTGAACCTCGTGACGAGTCCCCCCTTCAGGTTCGGTTTCGCGCACCCAGTTCGTCAGCAGCCCATAGGGGTTCTCGCGGCAGTGGGCCAGCCGCAGCGGGATGTCCGCCAGAAAACACAGCAGCGCCGAGGGCAGCGGGTTTTGGCTGTACACCGTGAAGATGGCGGCGGCTTCGAAGTCCTGACCCCGCAGCCGGTGGATCATCTCTAGGTCCGGCGCGCTGCTTGCGCGGGGTGGCGTGGCCTTGAGCCAGGGGGCCTCGTACACAATCACCTCGTCGATTTCGGGCACCAGGCGGGCGACGGCGGCGCCGGGGGGCGAGGTGAGCAGGGTGACGCGGCGCCCCCGCGCGCTGGCCTTTAGCGCCCGCAGGGCCGGGGTGGTCATCAGCACGTCGCCCAGGGTGTCCAGGCGTACGGCGAGGACGTTCCGAGCGTCTGACCAGTCCGTCATCAGTCTCCCGTCGCGTAGGCCCGCCGCACCCGCTCGATGATGCCAGTGGTGGAGCGGTCCTCCAGGTAGGGGAGGAGCCGCACCTCGCCGCCCAGCGACTCCACCAGCGGGGCTTCCGGCAGCGTCTCGCGGGTGTAATCGCCGCCTTTGACGTACACGTCGGGGCGCAGTGCCTCGATCAGCCGCGCCGGGGTGTCCTCGCTGAAGGTGACGATGTAATCCACGCCGCTCAGTGCGGCGAGCACCTGCGCGCGGTCCTCGGCGGGGTTGATGGGACGGCTCGGGCCCTTTAGGCGGCGCACGCTGTCGTCGTCGTTCAGACCGACCACCAGCACGTCCCCCAGCGCCTTGGCCTGGTTGAGGTACGTGATGTGCCCGCGGTGCAGCAGGTCGAAGCAGCCGTTGGTAAAGACGATGCGGCGCCCCTCCCCGCGCAGCGCCTGGATACGGGCCACGAGCGCTTCCCGGTCCAGTACCTTGCTCTCGGCGGTCAGGAAGTCGCGCAGTTCGGCGACTGTGCAGGCGGTGGTCCCGCCCCGTCCCACCACCACCGTTGCGGCGGCGGAGGCGAGGTCGGCCGCCGCGGGTGTGTCGGCCCCGGCAGCAAGCGCGAGCGCGAGTGCACTCACGAAGGTATCCCCGGCCCCGGTCGCGTTCGCGTTTGGGTGCGGCTGGGTAAAGGTGCGGTAGGCAGGTTGTCCCCGCTCGAACACCAGCGCTCCCTCCACGTCCAGCGTCACGGCCACGATGCGCGCCCCCGTCTTTTCCAGTACGGCTTCCTCCCAGCTCGCCACCTGTGCCAGCCGTTCTTCCGGAGGGTACCGCGGAGGTTCGTGCAGCAGTGCCAGGGCCTCCCCGTAGTTGGGTTTTGCGGCGGTCACCCCCACATCCCGGTAGCGTCCGAGTTCCTTGGCGTCGGCCACCAGCACCCGGGGGGCACGCGCCTGTTCCTCCGCGAGCGCCCCGATCACCCGTGGCGTGAGGATGCCGTACCCGTAGTCGGAGACGATCACGGCGTCAGCACGGCGGAAGGCGGCGCGCAGGCGCTCGAGCAGGGCTTCCTCGTCCGCTCCGGTCACGCCCTGCTCGGTGCCCCGGTCAAGCCGCAGCAGGATCTGCGAGGCGGCCATCACCCGCTGCTTGACCAGCGTTTCGCGCTTGGCCGAGCGCACCACGCCGGAGGTGTCCACTCCGGCTGCGGCAAGGCGCGCCAGCAGGAGGTCACCTTCTGTGTCCGCCCCGACCACCGACAGGAATTCGACGGCCGCGCCCAGCGTCTGGGCGTTCACCGCCGCGTTGGCGGCCCCGCCGGGTACGTCATGTCGCCCGTGCAGCGCCACGATGGGTACCGGGGCCTCGCGGCAGAGGCGGTCGGCAGTGCCGTACAGGTAGCTGTCCAGCATCGCCTCACCGATCACGGCCACCCGCAGGTGGCGGAACTCCTCAAGGTGTTCTAAGAGCATCGGCCCTCCCTTCCTCCTGTGCAGTCAGAATCGCGGTCGCCACTTCCGGCCAGGTGCTCGCGTGGGCGTGCGGCGTTCGCTCCGGCCCCGGCACCCACTGGGTCTCGCCGCCCGTGTCGAGCAGCACCGTGCGGCACCCGGCCCGCCGCCCCGCCTCCACGTCGTTCAGGATGTCCCCCACCATCCACGAGGCACCCAGGTCGAGGTCCAGCTCAGCGGCGGCGCGGCGCAGCAGTCCCGGCCGCGGCTTGCGGCAGTCGCAGTCCCGCGCGTACTCCGCGACCGCGCCCCCCGGATGGTGCGGGCAGGCGTAGAAGCCTGCGAGGGGCACCCCCTCGGCGGCGAGCAGCTCGCGCAACCGCGCCTCCACACCTTCCAGCGCCGACGCGGGAAAGAGGCCGCGCGCCACGCCCGACTGGTTGGTCACGACGACCAGCGCGAAGCCTGCCCCGTGCAGCGCCCGCAGCGCCTTCCCCACGCCGGGACTCAAACGGATCAGCGCCGGGTCCACGTTGTAGGGCACGTCCGGGATCAGCGTGCCGTCTTTATCCAGGAAGACAGCCCGCCTCACGGCCAGGAAGTCTCGCGCAGGGGGATGACGGTCATCTCGGGAACGACGGTGCCTTCGGGCTGGAGCAGCACGTAGCGCACGGCCTCGGCCACATTGCGCGGGTCTTGCAGGTTCTCCAGCGGCGTGTCGGGGAAGCGTTCGAGGATAAAGGGCGTCTGCATCCCGCCCACCACCATCGCGGTGACCCGGACGCCGTGGGGCCGGGCCTCGACGTGCAGCGCGTGGCTGAAGCCCAACAGGCCCCACTTGCTCGCGTGGTAGGCCGTCGCGTTCGGCCAGGCGCGTTTGGCGGCGGTGGAGGTGATGTTCACGATGGCCCCGCGCCCACGCGCCTTCATGGCCGGGAGCGCGGCCCGCGACAGCAGGAACGGCCCGCGTAGGTTGACGTCCAGCACCCGGTCGATGTCCGCCACGCTGAGTTCCTCGATGGCGACAGTCACGTCGGTTCCGGCATTGTTGATCAGGATGTCGAGGTGACCGCATTCCTCTTCGAGCTGCTGAACGGCCCGTTCTAGGGCGTTCTCGTCGCGCACGTCGAGCGGGATGGCGCGGACCTGGTGCCCGGCTTGGGTCAGCTCATTCGCCAGCTGCTCGGCCTGGGGAAGCTGAATGTCGGCGGCGAATACCTGCGCACCCGACTCGGCGAGGACGCGGCAGATGGCGGCGCCGAGGCCACTGCCGCCCCCGGTCACGAGGGCGACCTGACCGGCGAGGGACCGGCTGAAGTCGGCGTGGGGTTGGGTCTGTGGATGCTGGGTCTGGGTCATACATTCGCTCCTTTGCGGGCGCCAAGCGGGGCGGCGATGAGGGGTGAGGTGGGCGGACTGAGGCGCGCGGTGGCCGGCAGCTGAGCGGCAAGCGCTGCGCCCAGTCTCTCCTCCACGCGTTCGCAGATCAGGTGCAGCGCGAGGATGTGGACCTCCTGAATGCGCGGCGTGTCGCTGCTCGCGACCATAAGGGGCAGGTCGGCCAGGGCGAGCGCGTCCCCGCCCCGCCCGCCCAGCAGCGCGACAGTGGTCAGGCCCCGAGCACGGGCGGCCTGAAGCGCCGCGACCACGTTGGGTGACCGTCCGCTCGTGCTGATCGCGAGCAGCAGGTCGCCCTCGCCGCCGAACGCTTCCACCTGCCGGGCGAACACGTCGTCAAAGCCCACGTCGTTCGCCCAGGCGGTGAGCATGGCGGTGTCGGCGGTGAGGGCCAGCACGGGCAGCCCCCGGCGTCCGTCCACCCGGAAGCGCCCCACCAGTTCAGCGGCAAAGTGCTGCGCGTCGGCGGCGCTTCCGCCGTTGCCGCACACCAAGACCTTGCCTCCACGCCCAAAGCATTCGCTGATCGCTTCCGCCGCTGCCTCGATCTGCGGTCCCAGCTCCTGGCGCGAGTGGGTCAGGGCCGTGATCAGCTCCTGGAAGCCCCGCTCGACGGTGCTGGACACGCTCGGCAGGCCCTGGGGTGTTCGCCCCGCTTCCCGCCCGACCTCGCGGTACACCTCGGCGAGCTGCCGCGCCACGCCCTCCCAGGTGAAGTGGGTTCGCACCCGCAAGAGGGCCGCTTCGCCCATCCGTTCTCGCAGCGGCGCATCGGCCAACAGCTCGGCCAGCCGCCGCCCCAGCGCGTCCGGGTCGCGCGGTGGCACGAGGTAGCCCGTCTCGCCGTCAACCACGGTGTGCTGAATGCCGCCCACCCGGGCGCCCAGCACCGGCGTGCCGCAGGCCATCGCCTCCAGCGGCGTGATGCCAAAGGGCTCGTACCACGGAACGCTGATAAACACGTCGGCCGCGCTGTAGTAGTCGCGCAGGGCCGAGCGGTCCCGGCTCCCGGTGAAGATCACCCGGTCCGCCACTCCCTCCTCCCGGGCGACGGCCTGGAGGCGGCCCAGTTCGGGCGTAAGCCGGGGATCAGGGTCAGGGCTGTTGCCGCCGACAACGAGCAGGCGGGCAGGCTGCTGGAGCTGCCGCATCGCCCGCGCAAAGCCCCGGATCGCGTCGTCCACGCCCTTGCGCGGCACCATACGGCCCAGTTGCAGCACGGTGAGCTCATCGGGGTCTAGACCCAGCCGCCTGCGCGCCTCGCGGCGGCCCTGCGGGCTGAACTCGCTGGGGTCAAAGCCGCAGGGGACCGTAACGATGCGGGCAGGGTCCGCCCCGTACAGCTCACGGAGGTCCGCCTCATCCTGCGGGCACTCCGCGACGATCCGGTTGGCCTCGCGGACCAGCCGCTCCTCGATGGCAAAGCGGTCGTCCGGGAAGCCGTCCGCCTCGCCCTGGTGGAGCCGGCGCACCTTGCCCAGCGCGTGAAAGGTGATCACGAAGGGCAGGCCCAGCTGCCGCCCCAGGTCGGCGGCCACCAGGCCCGACATCCAAAAGTTGGCGTGCAGCAGGTCGTACCCACCCTCCCGGGTCAGAAAGTCGGCCATCAAGCGCGTGAAGTCGGGCATCAGCGGGAGGAGGTGTTCCTTGGGAATTGCCGCCGCCGGACCCGCCGGAACGTGCACCACCCGTACGCCCGGCACCCACTCCAGCACTTCTGGCAGATGGGGGGCGTCGCGGCGCGTGAACACGTCCACCGCGTACCCCAGCCGCGCGAGGTGCCGCGCGACCTGCGCCACGTACACGTTCTGCCCACCCGCGTCGGTCCCGCCCAGGGCGGCCAGCGGTGAGGCGTGCTCGCTGATGAGGGCGATCCGGTTCACCGAGCACCTCCCACCAGCGCCCTGCGCCCGGCCACCTCACGGAAGGTCGTGTCCCAGTCGCGGGCAAAGCGTTCGATCGAGAAACGTTCGCGGGCGACTTCCCGCGCCCCTGCGCTCAGCCGCCGCGCCTCCCCGGGGTCTTCGAGCAGCTGCCGCATGCGCTCAATCAGCCGCCGCACGTCGGTGTCCACGTAGCCGTTCACGCCGTTCTGCACGGCGGTGGCCATCTCGGTGGTCGCCAGGCCGATGATGGGCAGGCCCAGCATCATCGCCTCGCAGACCGCCAGGCCCAGACTCGTGTAGCGGATCGGGTTGAAGAAGAAGCGGTAGGGAGCTGAGAAGGCGGGGAGGTCGTTCAGCGGGATGTTCCCCAAGCCGCCCACCGCCTGTGAGTCCATACCCACCAGGTCGAGCGGAATGTCCTGCCGCACCCGCTCGAACACGTCCGCGCCCAGGCGCCGCCCGCGCTTTTGCAAGCCGTTGACCACCGTCAGGCCGCGCGCTTTTTCCCCCGTCCACTTCGGGCCGGGGTCAGTCACGCCGTGCTCGATCACCCGGGTCGGCGTGCGCCCGCTGTCCCACATCAGGTCGTTAAAGGGCGTCACGTGGACGAGCAGCATCTCGGGGTCATCCACCGGATGCCGGGTGTCGGTGGGCGTCTCGCGCGGCGGATCGTGTTCGAGATAGATCCGGGGCAGTCGGCGCTGTTCGGGCGAGAGGAGCTCGAACTGATCCTCGAGGTAGTTCTTGCGCGACTGGAAGAGAATGGCGTCAAACTGCCCCCGCGGCACCTCTTCCGCCGGAACGTCGTGTACGTTCTCGCCCCAGCGAAAGTTGCCCGCGCGTCCGCCGTACCCCTCGGGGCGGCCCGGCTTGACGGGAAGGTAGAACTCGTGCGGCGCTTGCGTGAGGTAGTACAGGTAACTCCCGTGAACGTGCCAGGTCAGAATCCTCAGGGGGCGCATCTCAGCTCCTTTCGTGGATGAGGGCTTGGAGGAGGTCCGTTCCCGCTTTGATCCAGTGCGTGAGGGTCTGTCCGCCGAACTCGGCCGACACCCCAACCCGCACCGGTATTCCGGCCAGCGCACACAGGTACCCCAGCCCGTGCGGCGAGTCGCCGGGCTGACCGAGGATGAGGGCCGCGTCGAAGCGGGCGGCATGCAGCAGCGGGGGCAGCTCGGCCGTCCAAAAGGTTTCGGGGGCCAGGACTCCAGCGGCCCACTCCGGCACGTTGTGCCGTTCAGGGGCAGGCACGAGCAGCGTGAGTTCTGCTCGCGGCCAGGTGGCCCGGCAGGCCCTCAGTGTGGGCCGCAGGGCGGTGAGATCGCCCGTGCAGGCGAGGAGCACCCGCTGCCAGGACTCAGGCAACACAGCTCGGCTCCCCGCGCAGCACCTCGTCCATTGACGTCAGGACAGCGTCCAGATCGTCCCCGACAATCACGCGGTGCCGCTCGCGGTCAAGGGGTGCCCAGCGCGCGGGGTCCGAAGCGAGGAACACGACGACGCTGGGCGTGCGGGTGGCAGCCGCAAGGTGCGAGACACCCGTATCACCGCTCACCAGCAGCCTGGCCCCCGCGAGCAGGGCGGCCAGGCTGCCCAGGTCTGTCTGTCCGGTCAGGTCCAGCATGTCTCCTGTGAGCGCCTCCCGCACCGCCCGCGTCAGTGCGGCCTCGCCGGCGGTTCCGGTCAGCACCACGCGCAGCCCTTGCCCGGCTAGCCGTTCGGCCACCGCCGCAAACCGCTGGGGGGGCCAGCGTCGCTCGGGTCGGCTGGCCCCCGGGTGCAAGACGG
It encodes:
- a CDS encoding glycosyltransferase, encoding MRPLRILTWHVHGSYLYYLTQAPHEFYLPVKPGRPEGYGGRAGNFRWGENVHDVPAEEVPRGQFDAILFQSRKNYLEDQFELLSPEQRRLPRIYLEHDPPRETPTDTRHPVDDPEMLLVHVTPFNDLMWDSGRTPTRVIEHGVTDPGPKWTGEKARGLTVVNGLQKRGRRLGADVFERVRQDIPLDLVGMDSQAVGGLGNIPLNDLPAFSAPYRFFFNPIRYTSLGLAVCEAMMLGLPIIGLATTEMATAVQNGVNGYVDTDVRRLIERMRQLLEDPGEARRLSAGAREVARERFSIERFARDWDTTFREVAGRRALVGGAR